The following is a genomic window from Chloroflexota bacterium.
GACGTGGTCAAACATCGTCGGGGGCCAGGCCGCCCTGCGGGCGGCCCTGCGCCGGGAGCTGACATTCGACAGCCCGGACGGACGGAGTTACCGCCTCGCGGAGCGGACGGCGACGCTCGTGGTCCGTCCGCGGGGATGGCACCTCGACGAGCGCCATCTCGTCCTCGACGGCGCCCCGCTGAGCGCGAGCCTCGTCGACTTCGGCCTGTGGTTCTGGCACAACGCGGTGGAACTCGTCAGCCGGGGCAGTGGCCCGTACCTCTACCTCCCGAAACTCGAGAGCCACCTCGAGGCGCGGCTCTGGAACGACGTGTTCGTCGTTGCCCAGGAAGCCGTCGGGATGCCGCGCGGGTCGATCCGGGCGACGGTCCTCATCGAGACGCTGCCCGCGGCGTTCCAGATGGAGGAGATCCTCTTCGAGCTTCGTGAGCATGCCGCCGGACTCAACGCCGGTCGCTGGGACTACCTGTTCAGCACGATCAAGTGCCTCCGCGGCCGTCCGGACCTGGACCTGCCGGACCGTGCCCAGCTGACGATGCGGGTACCGTTCATGCGGACCTACACGGAGCGCCTCATCCGGACCTGCCACCGGCGCGGCGCCCACGCGATCGGCGGCATGGCGGCCTTCATCCCGTCGCGGCGCGACGCCGCCGTCAACGCGGTGGCGATGGCGAAGGTAAGCGAGGACAAGGAGCGCGAGTCGGCCGACGGGTTCGACGGGACGTGGGTCGCCCACCCCGACCTCGTGCCGCTCGCCACCTCGATCTTCGATGCCGTGCTCGGCGGCCGACCGAACCAGAAGGACCGGCGGGTCGACGAGGCCGACGGTGATATCGCAGGCCTCGTCGCGGTCGCCGTTCCGGGCGGACGACGGACGGAGGCCGGGCTGCGAGCGAACGTCTCGGTCGCCCTCGCGTACCTCGATTCCTGGTTGCGCGGCAATGGGGCCGCGGCCATCGACAACCTCATGGAGGACGCCGCGACCGCCGAGATCGCTCGATCGCTGCTCTGGCTCTGGCGGTCGCGCAGCGATCGGCTCGACGATGGGCGAGTCGTATCGGCAGATCTCTACCGCTCGATCCGGGCGGAGGAGTTCGAGCGGCAGGGCCAGGCGGGCGGGGCCGGCGCCGGGCGGCGGCTTGCGGATGCGGCGGCGCTCCTGGACGGGCTCGTTCTCGACGATGAGTTCGCGGAGTTCC
Proteins encoded in this region:
- the aceB gene encoding malate synthase A is translated as MVSTSGVVIVGPAVPGDAEILTLAALAFVEGLERRFGGRRRALLAARPALRAALLGGDPHLLAETAAIRSDDWRVAAAPEDLEDRRVEITGPAEPKMMINALNSGARVFMADLEDALSPTWSNIVGGQAALRAALRRELTFDSPDGRSYRLAERTATLVVRPRGWHLDERHLVLDGAPLSASLVDFGLWFWHNAVELVSRGSGPYLYLPKLESHLEARLWNDVFVVAQEAVGMPRGSIRATVLIETLPAAFQMEEILFELREHAAGLNAGRWDYLFSTIKCLRGRPDLDLPDRAQLTMRVPFMRTYTERLIRTCHRRGAHAIGGMAAFIPSRRDAAVNAVAMAKVSEDKERESADGFDGTWVAHPDLVPLATSIFDAVLGGRPNQKDRRVDEADGDIAGLVAVAVPGGRRTEAGLRANVSVALAYLDSWLRGNGAAAIDNLMEDAATAEIARSLLWLWRSRSDRLDDGRVVSADLYRSIRAEEFERQGQAGGAGAGRRLADAAALLDGLVLDDEFAEFLTIGAYELID